From a single Glycine soja cultivar W05 chromosome 19, ASM419377v2, whole genome shotgun sequence genomic region:
- the LOC114399998 gene encoding uncharacterized protein LOC114399998 has product MLAVHPSFSVFSLASINNKMSKEYCSTTNPDIVQDNISLALFDFPFCRDWTRGESAVPTGRSMIAVMQNPQLPLTRNYNFIHLHIDKIINPPE; this is encoded by the exons atgcttGCTGTACATCCCTCCTTTTCTGTTTTCAGCTTGGCCTCTATCAACAATAAAATGAGTAAAGAGTATTGTTCTACCACTAATCCTGACATTGTACAAGACA ACATTAGCCTGGCTCTCTTTGACTTTCCTTTCTGCAGAGATTGGACAAGAGGAGAAAGTGCAGTACCCACTGGTAGAAGCATGATTGCAGTAATGCAAAATCCACAACTACCTCTCACCAGAAATTACAACTTTATACATTTACACATTGACAAAATAATAAACCCTCCAGAATGA
- the LOC114400368 gene encoding cullin-1-like has translation MERKIIDFDQGWDYMQKGITKLKRILEGAPETPFSSEEYMMLYTTIYNMCTQKPPNDFSQQLYDKYKDAFDEYINTTVLPSLREKHDEFMLRELVQRWLNHKVMVRWLSRFFHYLDRYFISRRSLAGLGAVGLTCFRDSVYMEVRVNARKAVIALIDKEREGEQIDRSLLKNVLDIFVEIGMGEMDQYEQDFEVHMLEDTADYYKSKAANWIEIDSCPDYMLKAEDCLRRERDRVSHYLHSSTEQKLVEKVQQEVLVIHANQLLEKENSGCHALLRDDKVEDLSRMYRLYHKIPKGLDPVANVFKQHITAEGAALVQQAEEASSNQTTSGSGFQEQVLVRKFLELHDKYMAYVNDCFMNHTLFHKALKEAFEIFCNKTVGGSSSAELLSTFCDNILKKGGSEKLSDEAIEDTLEKVVKLLAYISDKDLFAEFYRKKLARRLLFDRSANDDHEKCILTKLKQQCGGQFTSKMEGMVVDLTLARDNQLKFEEYLRDNSHVNPGIDLTVTVLTTGFWPSYKSFDLNLPSEMIRCLEVFKGFYETRTKHRKLTWIYSLGTCHVTGKFDTKNIELIVPTYPAAALLLFNNADRLSYSEILTQLNLGHEDVVRLLHSLSCAKYKILIKEPNNKVISQNDIFEFNHKFTDKMRRIKIPLPPADERKKVIEDVDKDRRYAIDAAIVRIMKSRKILGHQQLVLECVEQLGRMFKPDIKAIKKRIEDLITRDYLERDKDNPNTFRYLA, from the exons ATGGAGCGGAAGATCATTGATTTTGACCAAGGCTGGGATTATATGCAGAAGGGGATTACCAAGCTGAAGAGAATTCTTGAAGGAGCACCGGAAACTCCTTTCAGTTCTGAGGAATACATGATGCTATACAC AACCATTTATAATATGTGTACTCAGAAGCCACCGAATGACTTTTCACAACAGCTTTATGACAAATACAAGGATGCTTTTGATGAATACATTAATACCACC gTTTTGCCATCTCTAAGAGAGAAGCATGATGAATTCATGCTGAGGGAGCTTGTCCAAAGATGGTTAAATCATAAAGTTATGGTCCGGTGGCTTTCACGCTTTTTCCATTATCTTGATCGCTACTTCATTTCTCGACGCTCCCTGGCTGGACTTGGGGCAGTTGGCCTCACTTGCTTCCGTGATTCA GTTTATATGGAGGTACGAGTCAATGCTAGGAAAGCTGTGATTGCACTT ATTGATAAAGAACGTGAGGGTGAACAAATTGATAGAtcgttgttgaaaaatgttCTTGATATATTTGTTGAGATTGGTATGGGCGAAATGGATCAATATGAACAGGATTTTGAGGTACATATGCTTGAGGATACTGCCGATTACTACAAAAGTAAGGCTGCAAACTGGATTGAGATTGACTCCTGCCCAGATTATATGCTTAAG GCTGAGGATTGCTTGAGAAGGGAGAGAGATAGAGTGTCTCATTACTTACACTCTAGCACTGAGCAGAAATTGGTAGAG AAAGTGCAACAAGAGGTGCTGGTGATTCATGCAAATCAATTACTCGAGAAAGAGAACTCTGGCTGCCATGCCTTACTTAGAGATGATAAG GTGGAAGATCTCTCGAGGATGTATAGACTTTACCATAAAATACCTAAAGGCTTGGATCCTGTAGCCAATGTATTCAAGCAG CATATTACAGCTGAGGGTGCAGCATTGGTTCAACAAGCTGAAGAAGCTTCGAGCAATCAG ACTACTAGTGGTTCTGGCTTTCAGGAACAA GTCCTTGTCCGAAAATTTCTAGAGCTCCATGACAAGTATATGGCATATGTTAATGATTGCTTTATGAATCATACACTGTTCCACAAG GCATTAAAGGAGGCATTTGAGATATTCTGCAATAAAACTGTTGGTGGTAGTTCCAGTGCTGAACTTTTATCTACATTCTGTGACAATATCCTTAAGAAAGGTGGAAGTGAGAAGCTAAGTGATGAAGCAATTGAAGATACCCTTGAGAAG GTAGTCAAGTTGCTTGCATATATCAGTGATAAGGATCTCTTTGCAGAATTTTACAG GAAGAAGCTTGCCCGAAGATTACTTTTTGACAGGAGTGCCAATGATGACCATGAAAAGTGTATTTTGACAAAGTTAAAGCAGCAGTGTGGTGGCCAGTTCACATCAAAGATGGAGGGGATG GTGGTAGACTTGACATTGGCTAGGGATAATcagctgaaatttgaggagtaTCTTCGTGATAACTCACATGTAAATCCTGGAATTGACCTGACAGTAACTGTGCTTACCACAGGATTTTGGCCTAGTTATAAGTCTTTTGATCTCAACCTTCCTTCAGAGATG ATCAGATGCTTGGAAGTTTTTAAGGGCTTCTATGAAACGAGGACAAAACACAGAAAACTTACTTGGATATACTCACTGGGAACATGCCACGTCACTGGCAAGTTTGATACAAAAAACATTGAACTAATTGTGCCAACCTATCCG GCTGCTGCCCTACTGCTATTCAACAATGCTGATAGGTTGAGCTATTCAGAGATTTTGACTCAGCTGAACTTGGGCCATGAAGATGTTGTTAGATTGCTCCATTCACTGTCATGTGCAAAATATAAGATACTTATCAAGGAGCCAAACAATAAAGTTATATCTCAAAATGACATCTTTGAGTTCAACCACAAATTTACGGATAAAATGAGAAGGATCAAG ATACCTCTACCACCAGctgatgaaagaaaaaaggtaATTGAAGATGTTGACAAAGATCGGAGATATGCCATTGATGCAGCAATTGTGCGCATTATGAAGAGTAGGAAAATTTTGGGTCATCAACAACTAGTTTTGGAGTGTGTTGAGCAGTTGGGCCGCATGTTCAAG CCTGATATCAAAGCAATCAAGAAGAGGATCGAAGATCTCATCACTCGGGACTACCTGGAAAGGGACAAAGATAACCCAAACACCTTCAGGTATCTGGCATAA
- the LOC114399872 gene encoding homeobox protein LUMINIDEPENDENS-like, with amino-acid sequence MDAWNEDFSVLEIGSSAESFQKFLVSQKELFHSQIDQFQEIVVTQCKLTGVNPLSQEMAAGALSIKIGKRPRDLLNPKAVNYMQSVFSIKDAISKKELHEISALLGVTVTQVRDFFNAQRSRVRRSVQLSRERVLSSNSCEEPHDDQINSDPMRPINPTPLNSAGQSNTEEASCSTQEVALPDLDDSDKQFVDNIFSLIQKEETFSGQEKLMEWILTIQNFSVLLWFLSRGGGMNLATWLSKAAAEEQTSVLLLILKVLCHLPLHKAIPMHISAILQSVNKLRFYRTSDISNRARVLLSKWSKLFARNQVIKKPNGVKISIDGHKEMMLSQSIGQFMGSESWHSNIDVPEDILALSSECSDNFRKMGSPQGVKLLPPSLDDSNKKSSLGVSSSQSRERRKVQLVEQPGQKSVSRSSQVTRAGPVSQGRPMSVDDIQKAKMRALFMQSKYGKSGSKESKETKIDSPNKQPQTNPASIAACSSKVPTPPKIEENKKPLLLTSKTTNRLEASYSKPKMDVKEPLWEKCKRVQIPWRTPAEVELKDTWRVGGGENSKEVEVQRNRNRRDKEIIYKTVQEMPPNPKEPWDLEMDYDDTLTLEIPIEQLPDGDGADIAISPNQVGTHTVQGVASTSSTGVATAEPDLELLAVLLKNPELVFALTSGQGGSIPNQETVKLLDMIKSGGVNLGLSENTNGSYGTSVKSPEKVEVSLPSPTPLSDPRTSGWSSEASKNPFSRRSLAPDRITQNHAAVATTNLLSQIPITGTTVRQQPTVVVPSSRHLTSTSVSPYSLPHATNVIPEKPSPLGQVQTSSDVGLTMKNLTTANASSVNFPGTHSTLALRGDGTNYVKPVPNLSVQHEGLSNSFRQPFMPPSPTPSHSSLQQQRHQHLTQEVHYTEPPYRNPGRSYPPQIEKSDHGSDNMWRVRQDHVSSSYHSQRNHNNNYNTMVGGSRQSGFWDRNNHARGEFESWSPENSPTRNPRYAPGRNYPESRMNHGRNPRPEWSRQRGSSGHWDPGRQGNRKWHDQRR; translated from the exons ATGGATGCGTGGAACGAAGATTTTTCGGTGCTGGAGATTGGGAGCTCCGCGGAATCGTTCCAGAAGTTTTTGGTTTCGCAGAAAGAGCTCTTCCACAGCCAGATCGATCAGTTTCAGGAAATCGTCGTCACACAATGCAAACTCACCGGCGTCAATCCTCTCTCTCAGGAAATG GCTGCTGGTGCTTTGTCAATAAAAATTG GAAAAAGACCGAGGGATTTATTGAATCCAAAGGCTGTAAATTACATGCAATCAGTTTTTTCCATTAAAGATGCTATTAGCAAGAAAGAATTGCACGAGATCAGTGCTTTACTTGGTGTCACAGTGACACAG GTGCGTGACTTTTTCAATGCTCAACGTTCAAGAGTGAGGAGATCCGTGCAGTTGTCAAGGGAGAGGGTATTGAGTTCTAATTCTTGTGAAGAACCTCATGATGATCAAATAAACTCTGATCCTATGAGACCAATAAATCCAACTCCCTTAAACTCTGCTGGCCAGTCCAATACTGAAGAAGCTTCTTGTTCGACACAGGAAGTGGCTTTGCCCGACCTAGATGACTCAGATAAACAATTTGTTGATaacatttttagtttaatacaAAAAGAGGAGACATTTTCTGGGCAGGAGAAATTGATGGAGTGGATATTGACAATACAGAATTTTTCAGTATTGTTGTG GTTTTTGAGCAGAGGGGGTGGAATGAATTTAGCAACTTGGTTGAGTAAGGCAGCTGCTGAAGAGCAAACAAGTGTCCTTCTTCTTATCTTGAAG GTTCTTTGTCATTTGCCTTTACATAAAGCCATTCCCATGCACATATCAGCTATATTGCAGAGTGTAAATAAACTACGGTTCTACAGGACATCAG ACATATCAAATAGGGCAAGGGTTTTGCTGTCAAAGTGGAGCAAACTATTTGCAAGGAACCAAGTAATAAAGAAGCCCAATGGTGTTAAGATTTCTATTGATGGTCATAAAGAGATGATGCTTTCTCAGAG TATTGGTCAATTCATGGGCTCTGAATCATGGCATTCAAATATTGATGTTCCT GAAGACATTCTTGCTCTCTCAAGCGAATGTTCGGATAATTTCAG GAAAATGGGATCTCCACAAGGTGTGAAATTGTTGCCTCCCAGCTTGGATGATTCTAATAAAAAGTCCTCTCTTGGTGTATCTTCATCTC AATCTAGAGAACGCAGAAAAGTGCAACTGGTGGAACAGCCGGGTCAAAAGTCAGTGAGCAGAAGCTCACAAGTGACGAGAGCAGGGCCTGTAAGTCAAGGCCGTCCCATGTCTGTTGATGATATCCAGAAAGCAAAAATGCGTGCTTTATTTATGCAGAGTAAGTATGGGAAATCTGGTTCAAAAGAGAGTAAAGAAACAAAGATTGATAGTCCAAATAAACAACCTCAGACAAACCCTGCCAGTATTGCAGCTTGCTCTTCTAAAGTTCCTACTCCACccaaaattgaagaaaacaagaaacCTTTGTTACTTACCTCTAAAACCACTAATAGGCTGGAAGCTTCTtattcaaaaccaaaaatggATGTGAAGGAACCTCTCTGGGAGAAGTGCAAGAGGGTTCAGATCCCATGGAGAACACCAGCAG AAGTGGAACTTAAAGACACCTGGAGAGTTGGTGGCGGCGAAAATAGCAAAGAGGTTGAGGTCCAGAGAAATAGAAACCGCAGGGACAAGGAAATTATATACAAGACTGTCCAAGAGATGCCACCTAACCCCAAGGAGCCTTGGGACCTTGAAATGGACTATGATGACACTTTGACGTTGGAAATTCCTATTGAACAGCTACCAGATGGTGATGGTGCAGATATAGCAATTTCTCCCAATCAGGTTGGAACTCATACTGTTCAAGGGGTGGCCTCCACTTCTTCAACCGGTGTGGCTACTGCTGAGCCTGATTTAGAATTGCTTGCTGTACTGCTAAAAAATCCGGAGTTGGTATTTGCCTTAACTTCTGGACAAGGTGGTAGCATACCGAACCAAGAAACTGTGAAGCTGCTTGACATGATCAAGAGTGGAGGTGTGAACTTGGGTTTAAGTGAAAATACAAATGGAAGTTATGGCACGAGTGTGAAGTCCCCGGAGAAGGTGGAAGTTTCTCTCCCATCCCCAACCCCCTTGAGCGATCCAAGAACG AGTGGATGGAGCTCAGAAGCATCAAAAAATCCCTTTTCACGGCGAAGTCTAGCACCCGATAGAATTACACAGAACCATGCTGCAGTGGCAACTACCAACTTATTATCTCAGATTCCTATAACTGGCACTACAGTAAGGCAACAGCCAACAGTTGTGGTTCCATCTTCGAGGCATCTTACAAGCACATCAGTTTCTCCATATTCTCTGCCTCATGCAACTAATGTTATTCCTGAAAAGCCATCACCACTGGGGCAAGTACAAACATCCTCAGATGTAGGTTTAACCATGAAGAACTTAACCACCGCAAATGCATCTTCAGTTAACTTTCCTGGCACACATTCAACTCTAGCATTGCGGGGTGATGGCACCAATTACGTAAAACCTGTACCTAATTTGAGTGTACAACATGAGGGTTTGTCTAATTCATTCCGACAACCCTTCATGCCACCCTCACCAACGCCATCACATTCATCCTTACAGCAACAAAGACATCAACATTTGACTCAGGAAGTCCATTACACTGAACCTCCATATCGTAACCCTGGCCGATCCTACCCGCCACAAATCGAAAAATCAGATCATGGGTCTGATAATATGTGGAGAGTTAGGCAGGATCATGTGTCATCCAGTTATCATTCTCAGCGAAATCATAACAACAACTATAACACAATGGTTGGGGGATCCAGGCAATCTGGTTTTTGGGATAGAAATAATCATGCAAGGGGAGAATTTGAATCATGGAGTCCGGAGAATAGTCCAACTAGAAATCCTAGGTATGCACCAGGTAGAAATTACCCAGAGTCCAGAATGAATCATGGTAGAAATCCTAGACCTGAATGGTCAAGGCAGAGGGGTTCTTCTGGACACTGGGACCCGGGCAGGCAGGGAAATAGAAAGTGGCATGATCAGAGACGATGA